A genomic window from Aquila chrysaetos chrysaetos chromosome 9, bAquChr1.4, whole genome shotgun sequence includes:
- the LOC115345512 gene encoding uncharacterized protein LOC115345512, with translation MGYTVPSDDQSSSPAWVFCFCKMGRQSWRAGHIGCASLSRSHSVGMETQTLFAWKTTSHKRPSVSRCPCGGTAGRGGLVRGRSWSAEGGRLGWERRRSSRPEREAGRRRSTGRPSPVSRATGRTRFFACWGETAAFPTRCVQGLTGPALAALVWEPCPRAPQAWARWGPRGVASRPERAGRRPPQHGGTSGAGFSYSYKSRPAMQTRAGHHQNSAAGNRIWGPVG, from the exons ATGGGGTACACGGTGCCAAGCGATGACCAGAGCAGCTCGCcagcttgggttttttgcttctgtaaaatggggagACAAAGCTGGAGAGCGG GACACATTGGTTGTGCTTCCCTGAGCCGCTCCCACTCCGTGGGGATGGAAACCCAAACTTTATTTGCGTGGAAGACAACATCCCATAAGAGACCAAGCGTTTCCCGGTGTCCGTGCGGGGGCACGGCGGGACGGGGTGGCTTGGTCAGAGGCAG GAGCTGGTCCGCCGAGGGAGgcaggctggggtgggagcGCCGGCGAAGCTCTCGGCCCGAACGCGAGGCTGGGCGGCGAAGGAGCACGGGCCGTCCCTCGCCCGTTTCGCGTGCCACGGGCAGAACGAGGTTCTTCGCCTGCTGGGGGGAAACGGCGGCGTTTCCCACGAGGTGCGTACAGGGACTAACGGGTCCGGCATTAGCCGCCCTCGTCTGGGAGCCGTGTCCTCGGGCACCGCAGGCGTGGGCGCGCTGGGGGCCGCGTGGCGTGGCGTCACGGCCCGAGCGAGCGGGCAGGAGGCCCCCGCAGCACGGTGGGACAAGTGGGGCCGGTTTTAGCTACAGCTACAAGTCACGACCAGCGATGCAAACTCGGGCAGGGCACCATCAAAATTCAGCGGCTGGTAACCGTATCTGGGGACCTGTGGGGTGA